A DNA window from Niabella yanshanensis contains the following coding sequences:
- a CDS encoding FGGY-family carbohydrate kinase, whose amino-acid sequence MRKRIPVVAVFDIGKTNKKLLVFDGDYNVLMEEVTCFNEITDDEGFPCEDIGALSKWILREFQQLKRSEEYQLKAVNFSTYGASLVYINEDGERVGYLYNYLKPYPKELMDHFLSARGGMARFSEDTSSPVMGHLNAGLQLYWLKHQKAELYNSVATALHLPQYLSYLITGQRKAELTSLGCHSVMWDFDKMSYHSWLQEEELCPRLAAVAKGSEVISCLNEFTGEDIWVGTGLHDSSAAVNPYLSRFKDPFMIISTGTWVICMNPFNSELPESDELEKGCLSYLTYQGAPIKTTMLFAGNDHDTQVKRITQHFSIDEAYPKTMIYDAGVIEQLEKKGFHLASKHGEADLVSATTPCLFNRRDLFSFDSPEQAYHQLLIDLVIQQKASADMVLQNSELDNIYVDGGFCKNKIYMQLLANMFSTKNVFATSMTQGTALGAALAIHESWNGNQLAENLISLKRWIANTDRLVNR is encoded by the coding sequence ATGAGAAAGAGAATTCCAGTTGTCGCCGTTTTTGATATCGGTAAAACGAATAAAAAATTATTGGTTTTCGACGGTGATTATAATGTGTTAATGGAGGAAGTTACCTGTTTTAATGAAATAACAGATGATGAGGGCTTTCCCTGTGAGGATATCGGCGCTCTTTCCAAATGGATACTTCGTGAGTTCCAACAATTAAAGCGGTCTGAAGAATATCAGTTAAAGGCGGTTAATTTCTCCACTTACGGCGCCTCGCTGGTATATATTAACGAAGATGGAGAAAGGGTAGGCTACCTATATAATTATTTAAAACCTTACCCAAAGGAGCTCATGGATCATTTCCTCTCGGCCAGGGGCGGTATGGCACGCTTTTCCGAGGATACCAGTTCCCCGGTGATGGGACATTTAAACGCCGGACTCCAGTTATACTGGCTGAAGCACCAGAAAGCTGAACTATACAATAGCGTAGCCACTGCGCTCCATTTACCGCAGTATCTTAGTTACTTAATCACTGGTCAACGCAAAGCGGAATTAACCAGCCTGGGCTGTCATTCGGTGATGTGGGACTTTGATAAGATGAGCTATCATAGCTGGTTGCAGGAGGAAGAGCTATGTCCCCGGCTCGCTGCAGTTGCAAAGGGTAGTGAAGTGATTAGTTGCCTTAACGAGTTTACAGGGGAAGACATATGGGTTGGAACAGGTTTGCATGATAGTTCTGCTGCTGTTAACCCCTATTTGAGCAGGTTTAAAGATCCTTTCATGATCATTTCTACCGGCACCTGGGTCATTTGCATGAACCCTTTTAACAGTGAGCTACCCGAATCCGATGAATTGGAAAAGGGCTGTTTAAGTTATCTCACCTACCAGGGTGCCCCCATTAAAACCACTATGTTATTTGCCGGGAATGATCATGACACCCAGGTGAAAAGGATAACACAGCACTTTTCTATCGATGAAGCTTATCCGAAGACGATGATCTATGATGCCGGCGTTATAGAACAGTTAGAAAAGAAAGGCTTTCACCTGGCCTCAAAGCATGGAGAAGCAGATCTGGTAAGTGCAACTACGCCCTGCCTTTTTAACAGGAGAGATTTGTTTTCTTTTGATTCTCCTGAGCAGGCCTATCACCAATTGCTTATCGATTTAGTAATACAACAAAAGGCTTCAGCTGATATGGTTCTGCAAAATAGTGAGCTTGATAATATATATGTCGATGGAGGATTTTGTAAGAATAAAATTTATATGCAATTGCTGGCTAATATGTTTTCAACCAAAAATGTATTTGCAACATCCATGACGCAGGGTACAGCCCTGGGCGCCGCCCTGGCAATACATGAAAGCTGGAACGGCAATCAGTTGGCTGAAAACCTGATAAGCCTGAAAAGATGGATTGCAAACACCGATAGGTTAGTGAACCGATAG
- the rhaT gene encoding L-rhamnose/proton symporter RhaT — translation MQAILGVVFHFLGGFASGSFYIPYKKVKGWAWESYWITGGMFSWLIVPLVAAYLTVPGFMDIIFNTPGDTLFWTYFLGALWGIGGLTFGLAMRYLGVSLGMSVALGFCSAFGALIPPIYLDMTSSDEAGSFSAMLNSTGGLIVLLGVVVCLLGIAICGKAGMRKEKELSTDQKQDAIQEFDIKKGLLVAVFSGILSACMSFAITAGKDMAVVAEAAGANPLFRNNVIFVVVMLGGLTTNFIWCMILNARNKTFTDYRNKKTPLLGNYIFSALAGTTWFLQYFFYGMGESKLGNGASSWILHMAFIILVANAWGVALKEWKGVSKRTRYTIIAGIAAIILSVVIVGYGNSLNN, via the coding sequence ATGCAGGCAATTTTAGGAGTCGTATTTCATTTTTTGGGTGGATTTGCTTCAGGCAGCTTTTATATCCCGTATAAAAAGGTTAAGGGATGGGCCTGGGAATCGTACTGGATTACCGGGGGCATGTTTTCATGGCTCATAGTACCATTGGTGGCCGCGTATTTAACGGTACCCGGGTTTATGGATATTATTTTCAATACACCGGGAGATACTTTGTTCTGGACGTATTTCCTGGGAGCATTATGGGGCATCGGCGGTTTGACTTTCGGTCTGGCTATGCGTTATCTCGGTGTCTCATTAGGAATGTCGGTGGCGCTGGGTTTCTGTTCCGCCTTTGGTGCATTAATTCCCCCGATTTACCTGGACATGACTTCATCTGATGAAGCAGGTTCTTTCTCAGCCATGCTGAATAGTACAGGTGGTTTGATAGTACTGCTTGGGGTAGTCGTATGCTTATTAGGAATTGCTATTTGCGGAAAAGCAGGTATGCGGAAAGAAAAGGAGCTGTCGACCGATCAAAAGCAGGATGCTATTCAGGAATTTGATATTAAGAAAGGATTACTGGTTGCTGTGTTTTCGGGTATTTTAAGCGCTTGTATGAGTTTTGCCATTACCGCCGGTAAAGATATGGCCGTTGTGGCCGAGGCTGCAGGCGCCAACCCGCTCTTCCGGAATAATGTGATTTTCGTAGTAGTTATGTTGGGCGGCCTTACTACCAATTTTATATGGTGCATGATTCTCAACGCACGAAACAAAACTTTTACTGATTATAGAAATAAAAAGACACCGCTTCTGGGAAACTATATTTTTTCTGCTCTTGCAGGTACCACCTGGTTTTTACAGTATTTTTTTTACGGAATGGGAGAAAGCAAACTAGGTAATGGCGCCAGTTCATGGATTTTACACATGGCTTTTATTATATTAGTGGCCAATGCCTGGGGAGTTGCTTTGAAAGAATGGAAAGGGGTAAGTAAAAGGACAAGGTATACCATTATAGCGGGTATTGCGGCGATTATTCTGTCCGTTGTTATAGTCGGATACGGTAACTCCCTTAATAACTAA
- a CDS encoding glycoside hydrolase family 71/99 protein, whose amino-acid sequence MRAWLICFSILVFPPAIRAQEASSGRHPYTSNDVVAVDQFGRSFAAIEGYRPGKQVGIFYWPWIGHPYATGIYDATVISAMPNGLKLLYDFKHLNDSISPTGQAHFWGQPIWGYYNSADEWVIRRQMAMLATAGVDFIVFDLTNRVTYKSVYEKVLRIIEELQSDGWAVPKAVFYTHSKSFETTWQLYNDLYKPNLYPNAWYRVGGKPMIIAYTHEADDIAEAVSRRDSSYRPVAYSQAIKDFFYFKKPQWPGDSVYQDGFPWIEWKYPQPLHGNTMSVSVASHPKVPMSRSITSGWTNWGRGWDPGSQKNKKEDILTGGFFQKQWDHALTVDPDTVFVGGWNEWVAYKQPYGDEYMLCDAANLEFSRDIEPMRGGYADAFYIQMIKNIRAYKGITDKHQGYAPLTIDISGHAAQWAAVKAIYRNINIKTGGRDHYGASMKIAYAAPAPVNNLQEIRVAHDAHNFYFLIKADKPFVQVQDSTGLLQLLIGKDAPATKGWNGYEYIVETDLRKGAARLSMLDKNRKKKETGSVRIAVQENLIQMEIPRKLMAANHKTTQIYFKVADGVAKPSDIMEYYISGSVMPLGRLSFVYQLNQ is encoded by the coding sequence ATGAGAGCTTGGTTGATATGCTTTTCAATATTAGTGTTCCCGCCGGCTATCCGTGCGCAGGAGGCTTCTTCTGGTAGGCATCCCTATACTTCCAACGATGTAGTAGCGGTAGATCAGTTCGGCAGAAGCTTTGCAGCCATTGAAGGCTACAGGCCCGGTAAACAGGTGGGCATATTTTACTGGCCCTGGATAGGACATCCGTATGCTACTGGTATTTACGATGCAACAGTTATCAGCGCCATGCCCAACGGGCTTAAGTTATTGTACGATTTTAAGCATTTGAACGATTCTATTAGTCCAACCGGGCAGGCACATTTTTGGGGCCAGCCCATATGGGGGTATTATAATTCGGCTGATGAATGGGTCATCCGCCGGCAGATGGCGATGCTTGCAACAGCGGGCGTTGACTTTATCGTTTTTGATCTGACCAACAGGGTTACTTATAAATCGGTGTACGAAAAAGTATTACGTATTATAGAAGAATTGCAATCAGATGGCTGGGCTGTTCCCAAAGCTGTATTTTATACCCACTCCAAGTCCTTCGAAACCACATGGCAGCTATACAACGATCTGTACAAACCCAACCTTTATCCCAATGCATGGTATAGGGTTGGAGGTAAGCCTATGATCATAGCCTACACCCATGAAGCAGATGATATAGCCGAAGCGGTGTCCCGAAGGGACTCCAGTTATCGCCCGGTTGCTTATTCACAGGCAATAAAAGATTTTTTTTACTTTAAGAAACCGCAATGGCCCGGGGACTCCGTTTACCAGGATGGATTTCCCTGGATCGAATGGAAATATCCGCAGCCGCTGCATGGCAACACCATGAGCGTTTCTGTGGCCAGTCATCCCAAAGTGCCTATGTCGCGTTCCATTACATCGGGCTGGACCAACTGGGGGCGTGGTTGGGATCCCGGCAGTCAAAAAAACAAAAAAGAAGACATTCTAACAGGTGGCTTTTTTCAAAAACAATGGGATCATGCACTGACAGTTGACCCCGACACCGTTTTTGTAGGAGGATGGAACGAATGGGTCGCCTATAAACAACCCTACGGCGATGAGTATATGCTTTGCGATGCTGCCAACCTGGAATTTTCCAGGGATATTGAACCCATGCGGGGTGGATATGCCGATGCTTTTTATATACAAATGATAAAAAATATAAGGGCGTATAAGGGAATAACGGATAAGCATCAGGGGTACGCCCCTCTTACCATCGATATATCAGGTCATGCGGCGCAATGGGCAGCTGTAAAAGCCATCTATAGAAATATAAATATAAAAACGGGAGGCCGGGATCATTATGGAGCCTCCATGAAGATAGCTTATGCTGCGCCAGCTCCCGTTAATAATCTGCAGGAAATAAGGGTAGCACATGATGCTCACAATTTCTATTTTTTGATAAAGGCCGACAAACCTTTTGTACAAGTGCAGGATAGCACCGGTTTACTTCAGTTGTTAATAGGAAAAGATGCTCCCGCTACCAAAGGCTGGAATGGTTACGAATATATTGTCGAAACGGATTTAAGAAAGGGAGCAGCCCGCCTCAGTATGTTAGATAAAAACCGGAAGAAAAAGGAAACAGGGAGTGTGAGAATTGCCGTTCAGGAAAATCTTATACAAATGGAGATACCCAGGAAACTAATGGCAGCGAACCACAAAACTACCCAGATTTATTTTAAAGTTGCAGATGGTGTAGCAAAGCCTTCTGATATAATGGAATATTATATTTCGGGAAGTGTAATGCCCCTTGGACGACTGAGCTTTGTGTATCAACTTAACCAATAA
- a CDS encoding alpha-L-rhamnosidase: MNDCIFRNRIWFLVMLFLLPFASHATAKKLNATDEVSVTALKVDNAASFIGVDSRTPQFSWELKTSKRNIKQNAYQLLVADTPEKLAAGDGNIWNSGKVASAASAGILYRGKALESRKRYYWKLIWWGMDNAKAESNTEYFETGLLHQSDWSGDWVGFPSGWIGRVHYFRRVFSFQKEIAKARAYVAGIGYSEMEINGKKVNDHVLDPATSDFAKTIYYSTYDIKEYLKKDNVMVIAVAPGWYGMPKLRMQMEFYFTDGTMEVINSSSIRNVTLGPVQSAGVLDGEVYDARQEKPEWNLPSDTIIKGLPSQHWGVAPVLEAPGGKMASQQLEPIRVVESFKPVSIKEVKPGIFVMDAGQNMAGWVAIKVKGEKGKKITLKFAETLYPDGTINQENLRTAWATDTYILKGGATETWEPRFTYHGFRYMQIEGWPGTPSVDDLTVRRVRSDVEEAGKFSSSNDLLNRIYQMVKRTEAANLHSIPTDCPQRDERMGWLNDLTVRIEQAMYNFNLHRFYAKYIQDICDTQTENGEITDTAPYKVGGKPADPVSVSFLLLALKSYEYYGNTEIIRKNYSNMKAWVNYLTSRTNKAGILEYSYYGDWSPPAEFGAKGHSYGALSVNTPGDLMSTGYLYYSAQVMAKLAEVLGNVDDQHQYEQLATRTLNAFNTKFWDESKGGYGTNNQSCNSFAIFLGAPTKERLPRVVANLVRDVKERGYHLTTGNLCTKYLLEALTEHGELETAYKIATQTTYPSWGYMLANGATTLWERWEYETGGSMNSHNHPMMGSVGSWLYKYIAGILPDIEAPGFGKLVLRPYIPNDLQHAQATYQSVKGEVSSAWKKTKAAIEYQVTIPPNAVATVYIPTKDVKSVTEGGRPISKIEGIRFVRMEAAAAVYEIGSGNYVFRSKW, encoded by the coding sequence ATGAACGATTGCATCTTCCGGAACCGGATATGGTTTCTTGTTATGTTATTCCTGTTACCATTTGCGTCACACGCAACGGCAAAAAAACTGAATGCGACTGACGAAGTGAGTGTTACAGCTCTGAAAGTAGATAATGCTGCCAGTTTTATAGGAGTAGATTCACGCACCCCACAATTTAGCTGGGAGCTTAAAACTTCTAAACGTAATATAAAGCAAAATGCCTACCAGTTACTGGTAGCAGATACGCCGGAGAAGCTGGCAGCCGGTGACGGAAATATCTGGAATAGCGGGAAGGTAGCATCCGCTGCGTCCGCAGGAATACTATATCGTGGTAAAGCTTTGGAGAGCCGTAAAAGATACTATTGGAAATTGATCTGGTGGGGCATGGATAATGCAAAAGCCGAAAGCAACACCGAATATTTTGAAACAGGCTTGCTGCATCAGTCAGATTGGAGTGGGGATTGGGTAGGTTTTCCTTCAGGATGGATCGGGAGAGTGCATTATTTCAGGCGTGTTTTTTCATTCCAAAAAGAAATAGCCAAAGCGAGAGCCTATGTAGCAGGTATCGGCTACAGCGAAATGGAGATCAATGGTAAAAAAGTAAACGATCATGTATTAGATCCGGCAACCAGCGATTTTGCAAAAACGATCTATTACAGTACTTATGATATCAAGGAGTATTTAAAAAAAGATAATGTAATGGTGATTGCCGTAGCGCCCGGGTGGTACGGAATGCCCAAGCTGCGCATGCAAATGGAGTTCTATTTTACCGACGGCACTATGGAAGTGATCAATTCTTCCTCTATAAGAAACGTAACCCTGGGGCCGGTTCAGTCTGCAGGTGTTTTAGATGGAGAAGTATACGATGCCCGTCAGGAAAAGCCTGAATGGAATCTGCCCTCCGATACGATCATTAAAGGATTACCCAGTCAACACTGGGGCGTAGCCCCGGTATTAGAAGCTCCGGGAGGTAAAATGGCCTCGCAGCAGCTGGAGCCTATCAGGGTGGTAGAGTCGTTTAAGCCGGTTTCAATAAAAGAAGTAAAGCCCGGAATATTTGTGATGGATGCCGGCCAGAACATGGCGGGATGGGTGGCTATAAAAGTAAAAGGAGAAAAAGGTAAAAAGATCACGTTGAAATTTGCCGAAACCTTATACCCTGATGGTACCATCAACCAGGAAAACCTGCGTACTGCCTGGGCTACCGATACCTATATCCTGAAAGGGGGAGCAACAGAAACCTGGGAGCCCCGCTTTACCTATCATGGATTTCGTTATATGCAAATAGAGGGCTGGCCGGGTACACCCTCTGTTGATGACCTGACAGTAAGAAGAGTTCGTTCAGATGTGGAAGAAGCCGGTAAGTTTAGCAGCAGCAATGATCTGCTAAACCGTATCTACCAGATGGTAAAAAGAACCGAAGCCGCCAACCTGCATAGCATTCCAACCGATTGTCCGCAACGCGATGAGCGGATGGGTTGGCTGAACGACCTGACGGTGAGGATAGAACAGGCCATGTATAATTTTAATCTCCATCGTTTTTACGCAAAATATATACAGGATATCTGTGATACGCAAACTGAGAATGGAGAGATCACTGACACTGCACCTTATAAAGTAGGCGGCAAACCTGCCGATCCAGTATCAGTGAGCTTCCTGCTGCTGGCGCTGAAGAGTTATGAGTATTACGGTAATACGGAAATTATCCGCAAGAACTACTCCAACATGAAAGCATGGGTCAATTATCTGACTTCCCGTACCAATAAAGCCGGGATACTGGAATACAGCTACTATGGAGACTGGTCCCCGCCCGCAGAGTTTGGAGCAAAAGGCCATAGCTACGGCGCATTGTCTGTAAATACCCCCGGCGACCTGATGTCTACAGGGTATCTCTATTACAGTGCACAGGTGATGGCGAAACTGGCGGAAGTATTAGGCAATGTGGATGACCAGCATCAATATGAACAACTGGCCACCCGCACCCTGAACGCTTTTAATACTAAATTCTGGGACGAATCGAAAGGGGGCTACGGTACCAATAATCAATCCTGCAATTCCTTTGCTATTTTCCTGGGAGCTCCAACTAAGGAGCGGCTTCCCAGGGTGGTGGCCAATCTGGTACGGGATGTAAAAGAAAGAGGCTATCATCTTACAACCGGTAATTTATGTACCAAGTACCTGTTAGAGGCGCTTACAGAGCATGGGGAGCTGGAGACGGCATACAAAATTGCCACCCAAACTACTTATCCAAGCTGGGGTTATATGTTAGCCAATGGTGCTACTACGCTGTGGGAACGTTGGGAGTATGAAACCGGTGGATCGATGAACTCTCACAATCACCCCATGATGGGCTCGGTTGGTTCCTGGTTGTACAAATATATTGCAGGTATTCTACCCGATATAGAAGCGCCTGGTTTCGGTAAACTGGTATTACGTCCTTATATACCGAACGATTTACAGCATGCTCAGGCTACCTATCAATCGGTGAAAGGTGAAGTGAGCTCTGCCTGGAAAAAAACAAAGGCCGCGATCGAATACCAGGTAACCATACCACCCAATGCTGTGGCAACGGTTTATATACCTACCAAAGATGTAAAGTCTGTAACAGAGGGCGGCCGCCCGATAAGCAAAATAGAGGGTATCCGCTTTGTCAGGATGGAAGCCGCCGCAGCTGTTTATGAAATAGGTTCCGGTAATTATGTATTCAGATCAAAATGGTAA
- a CDS encoding alpha-L-rhamnosidase has protein sequence MNSKKAFQLFPAWVCLAFAALFHGCASGPQDLRVNNLLVEGRDSLLGSDMLAPRFSWKIHSGKQDVKQVAYQLLVASSKEALDKDNADVWNSGKIEADSSLNVVYQGKPLQSHQSLYWKVKVWTNHKEEIFSAPSLWTMGLLQPAEWQAHWIGLNSYNKSDQPDSTLTRLAARYLRKEFSSDKKIKAATVYISGMGLYELFLNGRKVGNDVLAPTVSEYNKKIFYNTYDVTPLVAQGTNCLGVTLGNGRFFAVRNFHGKPNPLTQIPQSQYGLPQLLLQLRIRYEDGSVAWVHSDQSWKVTDNGPILANNEFDGEDYNANKELTGWSNAGYNDQAWKAVDLMSPGKNVSIAAQPNENIRIKEVLHPVSVHKTPRGTYILDMGQNMVGWVAINVRGEKGDSVRLRFAETMKGKDSLYVDNLRDAKATDTYILRGGGTESWEPKFTYHGFRFVEVSGLRTQPDVKDFSGKVVYDDIPTIGTFETSNETINAVFKNAYWTIRGNYRGMPTDCPQRDERVAWLGDRVISSYGESFMFDNSRLYAKWLEDIEDSQKENGSIPDIAPSFWDRYADNVTYPSAFILIPEMLRRQFGDERSFVKLYPAMKKWTLYMWDTYRDNDLVLKDNYGDWCVPPESLEMIWTQDPKRITDGGLLASAYYYHCLGLMKQYAERLGYTSDVRNFDDIAQRVLTAFNKKFYNAGSKSYANNTVTANLLPLSFGMVPEEDKAAVFANIRARLKDFNDHVNSGIIGGMWLMRGLSDNGAADLAYKLATNTTYPSWGYMVKQGATTIWELWNGDAANPMMNSGNHQMLLGDLIVWYYEYLAGIKTDDKEVAFKKIIMNPVFPEGLDFVKASLNTKYGEVKSHWKKTAGALEWEITIPANTTAEVILPGNKTAITESGKALSGSVLERAKEAATGKTVLTLGSGTYSFVVKR, from the coding sequence ATGAATAGCAAAAAAGCATTTCAACTCTTTCCTGCCTGGGTATGCCTGGCTTTTGCTGCGCTTTTTCACGGTTGTGCGTCAGGTCCTCAGGACCTCAGGGTAAACAATTTGTTGGTAGAAGGACGGGACAGTTTACTGGGCTCTGATATGCTGGCTCCGCGGTTTAGCTGGAAAATTCATTCAGGTAAACAGGACGTGAAGCAAGTGGCCTATCAGCTACTGGTGGCCAGTTCAAAAGAAGCACTGGACAAGGACAATGCAGACGTCTGGAACAGCGGTAAAATAGAGGCCGACTCATCATTGAATGTCGTTTATCAAGGCAAGCCACTTCAGTCTCACCAATCACTTTATTGGAAAGTGAAAGTCTGGACAAATCATAAAGAAGAAATTTTCAGCGCACCTTCCCTCTGGACGATGGGCTTATTGCAACCTGCCGAATGGCAGGCTCATTGGATTGGTTTGAACAGTTATAATAAAAGCGATCAGCCCGATAGTACCCTGACCCGCCTGGCGGCACGCTACCTGCGTAAAGAGTTTAGTTCGGATAAAAAAATTAAAGCTGCCACGGTTTATATAAGTGGAATGGGATTATATGAGCTCTTTCTCAATGGCAGGAAAGTGGGCAATGATGTATTGGCTCCCACTGTATCTGAATACAACAAAAAAATATTCTACAATACTTATGACGTAACACCTCTGGTAGCGCAGGGAACTAATTGTTTGGGTGTTACCCTGGGTAATGGACGCTTCTTTGCTGTACGTAATTTTCATGGAAAACCCAACCCGCTTACACAGATACCTCAGTCTCAATATGGACTGCCACAACTGCTGCTCCAGCTGCGTATCCGGTACGAAGATGGCTCTGTTGCCTGGGTACATTCAGACCAGAGTTGGAAGGTTACTGATAACGGGCCGATATTAGCCAATAATGAATTTGACGGCGAGGATTACAATGCCAATAAAGAATTGACGGGGTGGAGTAACGCAGGGTATAATGATCAGGCATGGAAGGCTGTGGATTTGATGTCTCCGGGAAAGAATGTGAGTATAGCAGCACAACCTAATGAAAACATCAGGATCAAGGAAGTATTACATCCGGTGTCGGTACACAAAACTCCGCGGGGAACATATATCCTGGATATGGGCCAGAATATGGTAGGTTGGGTGGCCATTAATGTAAGAGGTGAGAAGGGTGATAGCGTTCGGTTGCGGTTTGCCGAAACGATGAAGGGAAAAGACTCGCTATACGTGGATAACCTCAGGGATGCTAAAGCTACGGATACTTATATATTGAGAGGCGGGGGAACGGAAAGCTGGGAGCCGAAATTTACTTATCATGGTTTTCGTTTTGTAGAAGTATCGGGTTTGCGAACACAACCTGATGTAAAAGATTTTTCGGGAAAAGTCGTCTATGATGACATACCTACTATCGGAACCTTTGAAACGTCTAATGAAACGATCAACGCCGTTTTTAAAAACGCCTATTGGACGATCCGCGGTAACTACAGGGGCATGCCTACCGATTGTCCGCAACGCGATGAAAGAGTAGCCTGGCTGGGTGACAGGGTTATTAGCTCCTATGGCGAAAGTTTTATGTTCGACAACTCGCGCCTGTATGCAAAATGGCTGGAAGATATAGAAGACTCACAAAAAGAAAACGGCAGCATCCCTGATATTGCTCCCAGTTTCTGGGACCGCTATGCAGACAACGTAACGTACCCGAGTGCTTTTATTTTGATTCCTGAAATGTTACGCAGGCAGTTTGGCGACGAACGGAGTTTCGTGAAGCTATATCCCGCCATGAAAAAATGGACATTATATATGTGGGATACTTATCGTGATAATGATCTTGTTTTGAAAGATAATTATGGAGACTGGTGTGTGCCTCCCGAGTCATTAGAAATGATATGGACCCAGGATCCCAAGCGCATTACGGATGGCGGATTATTAGCATCGGCTTACTATTACCACTGCCTGGGTTTGATGAAGCAGTATGCAGAAAGGCTGGGCTATACATCAGATGTACGAAACTTTGATGATATAGCGCAAAGAGTATTAACGGCTTTTAATAAAAAGTTTTATAATGCAGGTTCCAAATCCTATGCTAATAATACCGTTACCGCCAACCTGTTACCTTTAAGTTTTGGAATGGTGCCTGAGGAAGATAAGGCAGCCGTTTTTGCTAATATTCGTGCCCGCCTCAAAGATTTTAACGACCATGTTAATTCGGGTATCATCGGGGGTATGTGGTTGATGAGAGGTCTTAGTGATAATGGAGCCGCAGATCTGGCTTACAAGCTGGCTACCAATACTACCTATCCCAGCTGGGGATATATGGTAAAACAAGGGGCTACTACCATCTGGGAGTTGTGGAATGGTGATGCTGCCAATCCTATGATGAATTCAGGCAACCACCAGATGTTGCTGGGAGATCTGATCGTATGGTACTATGAATATCTGGCGGGTATCAAAACCGATGACAAAGAGGTCGCTTTCAAAAAAATCATTATGAACCCGGTATTTCCGGAAGGGCTTGATTTTGTAAAAGCCTCGTTGAATACAAAGTATGGAGAAGTGAAAAGTCATTGGAAGAAAACTGCCGGTGCCCTGGAGTGGGAAATTACCATTCCTGCAAATACAACTGCCGAAGTAATACTACCGGGAAATAAAACAGCTATTACAGAATCGGGCAAAGCTTTGTCAGGATCAGTATTGGAGAGGGCCAAAGAGGCAGCGACTGGTAAAACAGTGCTTACTTTAGGTTCCGGAACCTACAGTTTCGTAGTAAAAAGATAA
- a CDS encoding DUF4886 domain-containing protein: MKKVQSVLSTVLSIAFLITAFLNETQARKTGTQELLMNNSGVNDPGLLKKKEARQLNREGVVRVLAIGNSFSADALENYLYDLAEASGKKIIIGNLAIAGGSLADHIANLKHQSAPYIFTKIDSSGKKTVTFNNAIGPIVKSESWDYISLQQVSHHSGRYETFVETLPALYEYVKENASNPHVKLVLHQTWAYARNSGHTGFANYQNNQQLMYESIVNTYKKARKLINAYHIIPAGTAIQNARTSFIGDRFTRDGFHLEETYARYTVACTWFEQIFGISVLGNLYKPATLSDEYKEIAQHAAHFAVKRPGKVTPLKHYQKER, translated from the coding sequence ATGAAAAAAGTACAGTCTGTTTTGAGTACCGTTTTAAGTATCGCTTTTCTTATCACTGCTTTTCTAAATGAAACGCAAGCCAGGAAAACAGGAACGCAGGAGCTATTAATGAATAATAGCGGGGTAAATGACCCCGGTCTTCTAAAAAAGAAGGAAGCGCGTCAATTGAACAGGGAAGGTGTTGTACGGGTGCTGGCCATAGGTAACAGCTTTTCAGCCGATGCGTTGGAAAACTATCTGTATGATCTGGCTGAAGCCTCCGGTAAAAAAATAATAATAGGAAATTTAGCGATAGCCGGAGGCTCTCTGGCAGACCATATAGCGAATCTGAAACATCAGTCAGCTCCCTATATCTTCACAAAAATTGATTCAAGCGGGAAGAAAACAGTAACATTTAATAATGCCATTGGGCCCATTGTTAAAAGTGAATCCTGGGATTATATTAGTTTGCAGCAAGTGAGCCACCATTCGGGTAGGTATGAAACATTTGTTGAAACGCTCCCTGCTTTGTATGAATATGTAAAAGAAAATGCAAGCAATCCGCATGTAAAACTGGTATTACATCAAACCTGGGCTTACGCCCGAAATTCAGGTCATACAGGCTTTGCGAATTATCAGAATAACCAGCAGCTCATGTATGAATCCATCGTGAATACTTATAAAAAAGCCCGGAAACTCATAAATGCATATCATATTATACCTGCAGGTACCGCTATACAGAATGCCAGAACAAGCTTTATAGGTGACCGGTTTACAAGAGACGGCTTTCACCTGGAAGAAACCTATGCACGTTATACAGTAGCCTGCACCTGGTTTGAGCAGATCTTTGGTATATCAGTATTAGGGAATTTGTACAAGCCTGCTACTCTTTCAGACGAGTATAAAGAAATTGCGCAACATGCAGCTCATTTCGCAGTGAAACGGCCCGGTAAAGTCACCCCACTAAAGCATTATCAAAAAGAAAGGTAA